The following is a genomic window from Candidatus Aegiribacteria sp..
CTCTGGCCCCAGCTCCAGGATCCGGGAACCGCGTCCCTTGCGTTGTCTATCACAGTTACGCTGGTACCCTCCCTCGTGACCAGAATTGTAAGTACAGCAGGATCTCCTTCATAGGACTGGTAATTGTATAGAACAGGATTGAATGTAGCGCTTCCTGAACTCTTTATTGGAAGAAATACCGCCTGAGCGCTTACAAGAACAACGCTGTCCCTTTCCGCGAGAAGACTGTGTTCATCACCTTCCCATGATTCAGGATCGTGAAGGTAGTACTTGATATTGTCAACAAAATCCGTAAGTGACACAGGAGCCAGTTCTTCTCCTATCTCGTTACCCACAAGCAGATAGAAATTATCCGGATCCATGTCCGCTGAAAGGTCATGGAAGTTAGGATATCGTATAACAGGCATGCAGGTTAGAGAGGGGTGTTCCGATCCGTTCTGATAGCTGTGAACCTGAATGGTCATATCGGAAATATTGGGCCCCCAGCATGAGCCGGAGTAGCGTCCGGTGTCTTCCCAGGTAACGTTGACCACATCAAGCCCGTGAGCGCTTGCCATTTTTCTGACATTCTGATTCCAGACCATTTCTGATACATTCTGTACCACTTCCTGGTAGTTCTCATCGGATGATCTGCCCGGACAGAAATATCCGGTAGCTGAGACGGAGAGAACCATTAGCGATGCCATCGCATTCAGTAACATTTTCAACCTCCTTTGATGTTTTCAATGCTTGTACATATCCGTGCCGGTTAGTATTCCATTTAAATGAGTCGAAACGGGGCGGTTTATACATGAAACCATTTTTGAAAGGTTGACAGTAATACACAATAGAGATAATTAATTGTTCGGTGTCATCGAAATGAATACGAATAATTATTAGAAGTAACTAAGATAGGGGGTCATTGTGAATCAAGTTCTGCTCTACATAGCATCTGTATTGACTGGCCTTTGGGGTATTGCGCATCTTTTTGCTACAAGGGGAGTGGTCGATGGTTTTGGTAACCTTACAACTGATAACAGACGAATCATCACCATGGAGTGGATTGTTGAAGGGGTTGCACTCATTTCGACAGCTGTATTCGTTGCTGTTGCAACTATAATCCAACCAGATGCCCCTGTTTCCATGGCAGTTTACATGGTGGCTATCATTACTCTTGTAATACTCGCACTTGTTTCTTTGTTTACAGGCTTCAGGGTGGCATTCTTGCCCTTCAGATTATGCCCTTTTATCTTTGGTATTTCTGCTGTATTGATCGCATTGGGTGCTTGCTTATGAAACAACTTAGGGCGGTGCCCGGACAAACACCGAACAAAAAAATGGAGCAGACCACAAAGGCCGCGCCGTCTTTTCGTAAATTCAAATATTTCAACGGCTTTTGTGTCAGCTCATTTTCAACGTTGTACAGCTTTGTTATTGAGCGAAATGTGTATTCCTTACAGGAGGTTAAAAATGAAGGTGGGACAGCTCTTCAACACAGAGGAATCTCTTCATGATTTAGAGATGATACCCTACTACGAAGAAGTTCATCTTAAGGATGGACAGGTGATGGTATTTCAGGGAGAGCTTACAACAGATCTCTTCATCATCACATCCGGAAAAATGGAAGTTGTCGAAGGCTCCGGAAATAAAGCCGTTCGGCTGGCACTGCTCACCGAAAACGATGTATTCGGGGAGGTTGCTTTCTTCGATGAAGATGAAAGATCAGCAACGGTAAGATCGCTCGGTTCATCGAAGCTCCTAAGAATGACACGGGAGCATTTCACTGATCTGACAGTAACAAGACCTGAGCTGGCTATCAGGTTTCTGATATCTCTCGGAAAACTTGCTTCCGGGAAGCTCAGAAGAATTGACAGGATGATCGCTGGAGTTACCGGAGACAGAAAAGTTACTGATGACAGTGACCTTAAGAATCTGATCCGGGAAATTAAAAAAGCCATGAAGGAACCTCGCAAGGGTTTTTTTAAGTAGCATTCAAATATGACATGATGCTTACTGGTGTTGTAGAAAACGAAAGCGGCAAGGAGAAAATCCCTGCCGCTTTCTGATGAATGATATTCTACAGAACGTTGAACAGTCTCAGAGCGGATATGGTCTGGTATTCTATAGACCCGATGTCAGCGCCGTTAGTGAAGGTGGAATCTATATAGAGATGAACGAAGTATCCGTTTGAAAGATGTCCGAAGTAAAAGTTGTTTTCTGAAATCAGTACCGAATCAACCCAGTCCGCGGAACCGGGTTCAGGCGCCACATTACCAAATGCGCCGACAGGGCAGAGAGAAGTATGTTTGCCTCCGGGATACTGAGCAGGATTATGGTCTCCGGAATAGAAGTACAGCTGGTTATTCGCTTCAGCAATGTAGATGTCCTGGCGGAATTCGGACGAGTCCGCTACACCTGTTCCCGCCCCTCCTCCATCGTCGTAGATAATAAGACCATTAGTGAGATCATTTATTCTCATAGTGAATGGACCTACGATAAGTGTTGCTCTCGTATCTACTTCATTGGAATTATCGGAGGAATAATCAAGTCCTTTTGAAGCCTTTACATAATAGTACCGCGTACTCTCAGCTATTTCAGTAAGAGTCGTGTCCTCGGTAACGTTTTCATGCCAGCTTCCGGGACTGGTGCTTGACCAGTAGACATGATATCCATCTACTTCTACGTCCAGAGCATTCCAGCGAAGAACAACCGTATCTCCCTTTGATGCCGTTTCGTCTACCATCAGGTTCTGAACGACTGGCAGGGTTCCCGAAGGGGCGGATGGATCGGTTGAGCATCCGACCATAACGATTAGAACTGATGCTGCGAGTGCAACATATTTCATAAAATCATCTCCATTCATTGATGTACAAAACAAACATAATAAATATGAATATTTGAAC
Proteins encoded in this region:
- a CDS encoding cyclic nucleotide-binding domain-containing protein, yielding MKVGQLFNTEESLHDLEMIPYYEEVHLKDGQVMVFQGELTTDLFIITSGKMEVVEGSGNKAVRLALLTENDVFGEVAFFDEDERSATVRSLGSSKLLRMTREHFTDLTVTRPELAIRFLISLGKLASGKLRRIDRMIAGVTGDRKVTDDSDLKNLIREIKKAMKEPRKGFFK
- a CDS encoding fibronectin type III domain-containing protein, which translates into the protein MKYVALAASVLIVMVGCSTDPSAPSGTLPVVQNLMVDETASKGDTVVLRWNALDVEVDGYHVYWSSTSPGSWHENVTEDTTLTEIAESTRYYYVKASKGLDYSSDNSNEVDTRATLIVGPFTMRINDLTNGLIIYDDGGGAGTGVADSSEFRQDIYIAEANNQLYFYSGDHNPAQYPGGKHTSLCPVGAFGNVAPEPGSADWVDSVLISENNFYFGHLSNGYFVHLYIDSTFTNGADIGSIEYQTISALRLFNVL